A stretch of Chelmon rostratus isolate fCheRos1 chromosome 18, fCheRos1.pri, whole genome shotgun sequence DNA encodes these proteins:
- the msgn1 gene encoding mesogenin-1, with amino-acid sequence MSRDISSMNLEVFTAKMLSEWKSHESTSAEDQDSRQSTSPESSMDSMCSSPEMCYCSGHQEGNDFSFGFSGRSAAPTAQRLSKPKMSIKRRMKASEREKMRMRSLAEALHQLRDYLPPDYSKRGQPLTKIQTLKYTIEYINKLSDILSRA; translated from the coding sequence ATGTCTCGGGATATCTCTAGCATGAATCTGGAGGTTTTTACAGCGAAAATGCTGTCTGAGTGGAAGAGCCATGAGAGTACTTCTGCAGAGGACCAGGACTCCCGTCAGTCCACCTCACCGGAGTCCTCGATGGACTCCATGTGCTCTTCACCGGAGATGTGCTACTGCAGCGGGCATCAGGAGGGCAACGATTTCTCTTTCGGCTTCAGTGGACGCAGCGCGGCTCCAACAGCCCAGAGGCTGAGCAAGCCCAAGATGTCTATCAAAAGACGCATGAAGGCCAGCGAGAGGGAGAAGATGCGGATGAGGAGTCTTGCAGAGGCTTTGCACCAGCTCCGTGACTACCTGCCTCCGGATTACAGCAAGAGAGGACAACCCCTGACCAAGATACAAACCCTCAAATACACAATTGAATACATCAACAAGCTTTCAGACATCCTGAGCCGCGCGTAA
- the LOC121622129 gene encoding flap endonuclease GEN homolog 1: MGVHDLWSIVEPVRESVPLYSLSGKTLAVDLSLWVCEAQHVQAMVGRVTKPHLRNLFFRVSSLTLMGVKLVFVMEGEAPKLKAETMKKRTETRYGGFKKASAPKSTTTTSRGRFKAVLRECAEMLDYLGVPWVTAAGEAEAMCAYLDSKGLVDGCITNDGDAFLYGALTVYRNFNMNSKDPQVDCYRTSRVQTELHLTRENLVGLAILLGCDYIPKGIPGVGREQALRLIQMLKGQTLLQRFIQWKEENAHVSEGVVKKVAHCHVCRHPGSTKSHERGGCVLCDSRHFCQPHDFDYQCPCDWHRYEQARQALSFEANIRKKTLASHQFPFTEIISEFLIPKDKPVSNFKRRQPNMLLIQKFAYDKMEWPQHYTSEKVLVLITYAELMNRKYGREMSSQIKPLRISKPRVRNAVACFEIIWSTPEHYVFPEDRPAEDQHEVRTVEEESLVRVAFPQVVESYLRDKALAEEKKTKKKKPKSKKEKTSDLISDDISGLLAQMTLQRSSNSQPQALLPTVSNTDEPDVVVLDTPVNHKQQRPSKEDHRSPGDCPNTPLSDPGSVAAASPSVSAVIDALHLSDIDWDALSFTSSPPPQSAANPTTELKLSKITDSEIKETEGESNKRKTSSAVKEADSRSAPELCYTDCPLRDRVLMRNTAKAIDQMEMHNDVISKQLNYELTSLKHTSSKSNSKPSGQPSKGNDEESAVNKKEPLTDKRQCATNKLGTETHSSKQQLRPAVQAQSKTKGKCNGSQKPPQKYKFVRTAISSSAVPPQRCHSDLVQSDKNAPQTTKKSVCVSMGSSSEESDAENQQFGPQRKAKIKPISKLKGSLLSDVPQKPVSGTKATERTAKKAAAVQSLRQKPQSSGVEVEISSIPASTKSQDVSPANVDGDVFLQTPASPVVMSDGDDSVIGSDSPLPLAERLRLKFLK; encoded by the exons ATGGGTGTTCACGATTTGTGGTCTATCGTCGAGCCGGTTCGTGAGTCGGTGCCGCTCTACAGTTTGAGCGGAAAGACGCTGGCAGTCGATCTGAGTTTATGGGTGTGCGAGGCCCAGCACGTCCAGGCAATGGTGGGGAGGGTTACCAAACCCCACCTGAG gaatttatttttcagagtCTCATCCCTCACGCTTATGGGGGTAAAGCTTGTCTTTGTGATGGAAGGAGAAGCCCCTAAACTTAAAGCAGAAACCATGAAAAAGAGGACGGAAACGAGATATGGAGGATTCAAAAAGGCTTCTGCCCCGAAATCCACAACAaccaccagcagagggcgcttTAAAGCTGTGCTTAGAGAG TGTGCAGAAATGCTGGACTATCTGGGTGTGCCATGGGTGACAGCTGCTGGGGAAGCTGAGGCCATGTGTGCCTACCTGGACTCAAAGGGCCTGGTGGACGGCTGCATCACGAATGATGGAGATGCGTTCTTGTACGGGGCCCTGACTGTCTACAGGAACTTCAATATGAACAGCAAA GACCCTCAGGTGGACTGTTACAGGACCTCCAGGGTACAAACAGAGTTACATCTCACCAGAGAGAATCTTGTTGGTCTGGCCATCCTCCTTGGCTGTGATTATATTCCTAAG GGCATACCAGGTGTTGGTAGAGAGCAAGCTCTAAGGCTTATCCAGATGCTGAAAGGACAAACGCTTCTCCAGAg GTTCATCCAGTGGAAGGAGGAGAATGCACATGTGTCTGAGGGAGTTGTAAAGAAGGTTGCTCACTGCCACGTATGTCGACATCCTG GCTCAACAAAGTCACATGAGCGCGGTGGCTGTGTGCTTTGCGACAGCAGACATTTCTGTCAGCCTCATGACTTTGACTACCAGTGTCCCTGTGACTGGCACCGCTATGAACAGGCCCGCCAGGCCTTGTCTTTTGAGGCAAATATCAGGAA gaAAACACTGGCAAGTCACCAATTCCCCTTTACAGAG ATCATTAGTGAGTTCCTGATTCCCAAGGACAAGCCTGTGTCAAATTTCAAGAGGAGACAGCCAAATATGCTGTTGATTCAG AAATTTGCCTATGACAAGATGGAGTGGCCTCAGCATTATACCAGTGAAAAGGTTTTAGTCTTGATTACCTATGCAGAGCTGATGAACAGAAAATATGGAAGAGAAATGTCCTCCCAAATCAAGCCCCTCAG GATCTCAAAACCGAGGGTGAGAAACGCCGTCGCTTGCTTCGAAATCATCTGGAGCACACCAG aacattatgtgTTTCCCGAGGATCGGCCTGCAGAGGATCAACATGAGGTGAGGACAGTGGAGGAAGAGTCTCTCGTCCGTGTGGCCTTTCCACAGGTGGTGGAAAGCTACCTGAGAGACAAAGCTCTGGCGGAAGAGAAAAAGACCAAGA AGAAGAAGCCAAAGAGTAAAAAGGAGAAGACGTCTGATCTGATCTCAGATGATATTTCAGGCCTCTTGGCTCAGATGACCCTTCAGAGATCCTCTAACTCTCAGCCACAAGCGCTGCTACCTACCGTTTCAAACACAGATGAACCAGACGTGGTGGTTTTGGACACTCCAGTGAACCATAAACAGCAGCGGCCGTCGAAAGAAGACCACAGGAGTCCGGGCGATTGCCCGAATACTCCTCTGTCTGATCCAGGATCAGTGGCTGCTGCCTCACCTTCTGTCTCAGCTGTTATCGACGCGCTACACCTGAGTGATATCGACTGGGATGCTTTGTCCTTCAcatcctctccacctccacaaTCAGCCGCAAACCCCACCACTGAGCTCAAGCTGAGCAAAATCACAGACAGTGAGATCAAGGAAACAGAGGGCGAGAGCAACAAGCGGAAAACCTCAAGTGCTGTCAAAGAAGCAGACTCCAGATCTGCTCCAGAGTTGTGCTACACTGACTGTCCTCTAAGGGACAGGGTGCTGATGAGGAACACAGCTAAAGCTATAGACCAGATGGAGATGCACAATGACGTGATCTCAAAACAACTGAACTATGAGTTAAcctctctcaaacacacttcCTCTAAGTCAAACTCAAAACCAAGTGGGCAGCCCAGTAAAGGCAACGATGAGGAATCTGCTGTTAACAAAAAAGAACCTCTCACTGACAAAAGGCAGTGTGCAACAAATAAGTTGGGAACTGAGACTCACAgttcaaagcagcagctgaggccTGCAGTCCAAGCTCAAAGTAAGACAAAGGGCAAATGTAATGGCTCCCAAAAGCCTCCTCAGAAATATAAATTTGTCAGAACAGCCATTTCATCATCGGCCGTCCCACCACAGAGGTGCCACTCTGACCTAGttcaaagtgacaaaaacgCGCCGCAGACCACTAAgaagagcgtgtgtgtgagcatggGTTCATCCAGCGAGGAGAGTGATGCAGAGAACCAGCAGTTTGGACCTCAAAGAAAAGCTAAAATCAAGCCAATAAGCAAACTTAAGGGCAGCTTACTTTCAGACGTCCCCCAGAAACCTGTTTCTGGAACTAAAGCAACCGAACGAACAGCTAAAAAGGCTGCTGCCGTCCAGTCGTTACGACAAAAACCTCAGAGCAGCGGCGTAGAGGTTGAGATAAGCAGCATACCTGCGTCCACTAAAAGCCAGGATGTGTCGCCAGCCAATGTGGACGGTGACGTGTTCCTTCAGACTCCAGCCTCACCTGTTGTTATGTCAGACGGTGATGATTCAGTGATTGGTAGTGACAGTCCGCTGCCACTGGCAGAGAGACTGAGACTGAAGTTCCTGAAGTGA
- the ppil6 gene encoding probable inactive peptidyl-prolyl cis-trans isomerase-like 6: protein MDSNVHLEIVGLLTDGNFHVAKSIAEGLKLKFPDAFLDPKILPLLEFDWNTYLCNKKRELRGEVWQYSSSLMCFLNGPLLGNEMDLARWAKDQWSFTFTRPQAFYMALAEDCYTKHLKKSGHRFVFMDIDIAGEAAGRLLFELFSDVCPKTSKNFEALCTGERGLSQSGLPLCYKGSVFHRVVPDGWVQGGDISPERKGNGGESIYGPTFEDESFAVSHTKRGTLGMANKGPHTNGSQFYITLQPTPWMDRTYVAFGQVVEGVDVLRRLEEAITCNERPKYECKVTDCGVFKF from the exons ATGGACTCGAATGTGCATCTAGAAATTGTGGGCTTGTTAACAGACGGTAACTTTCACGTTGCCAAAAGTATTGCCGAG GGACTAAAACTGAAGTTTCCTGATGCATTTCTGGATCCAAAAATTCTGCCACTACTCGAATTTGACTGGAACACATATCTGTGCAACAAGAAGAGG GAGTTGCGTGGCGAGGTGTGGCAGTACTCCAGCAGTCTGATGTGCTTTCTGAACGGCCCTCTACTCGGTAATGAGATGGATCTGGCCAGATGGGCCAAGGATCAGTGGAGTTTCACTTTCACTCGGCCGCAGGCTTTCTATATGGCTCTCGCTGAAGACTGCTACACCAAACACCTCAAGAAAAGTGGG CATCGGTTTGTCTTCATGGACATTGATATAGCAGGGGAGGCAGCAGGAAGGTTATTGTTTGAG ctGTTCTCAGATGTTTGTCCAAAGACATCAAAGAACTTCGAGGCACTGTGTACAGGAGAGCGAGGTCTGTCACAGAGCGGCCTCCCACTTTGTTACAAGGGCTCTGTGTTTCATCGTGTCGTGCCCGATGGCTGGGTGCAAGGTGGAG ATATTTCTCCAGAAAGGAAAGGTAATGGAGGGGAGTCCATCTATGGACCAACTTTTGAAG ATGAGAGCTTTGCTGTGTCCCACACTAAACGGGGCACTCTCGGAATGGCCAATAAGGGTCCCCACACCAATGGGTCCCAGTTCTACATCACCCTGCAGCCAACACCCTGGATGGACAGGACCTACGTTGCCTTTGG CCAAGTGGTTGAGGGTGTCGATGTCCTCAGGAGATTAGAAGAGGCTATAACTTGCAACGAAAGGCCCAAGTATGAGTGTAAAGTTACAGATTGTGGAGTGTTTAAATTTTAG
- the cd164 gene encoding sialomucin core protein 24 isoform X1 — protein MYLKVVFFAVVLALVGASAATDSDGCSGLACDSCAAKTDCQWVNCTSSLGCHNMTLLGENETCTSVNCSLVHPTTAPTSTASATPTPPVTASPTPVVTTASNSSTTGNATITTTVAPTHSGNMSTPTAPSSTSTVPSTGTTPVAPSPDPHKNTFDAASFIGGIVLVLGLQAVIFFLYKFCKSKDRNYHTL, from the exons ATGTACTTGAAGGTGGTGTTTTTCGCTGTAGTTTTAGCTCTGGTGGGAGCATCAGCCGCAACAGACTCAG ATGGATGTTCCGGTCTGGCGTGTGATTCATGTGCAGCCAAGACTGACTGCCAGTGGGTTAATTGCACAT CATCTCTCGGCTGTCACAACATGACTCTTCTGGGAGAAAACGAGACCTGCACCTCCGTTAACTGCTCCC TTGttcatcccacaacagctccaACTTCAACTGCCTCTGCGACTCCTACCCCTCCCGTTACAGCCTCCCCTACCCCTGTTGTCACCACCGCCTCTAACAGCAGCACCACAG GCAATGCAACCATTACTACCACCGTTGCCCCCACCCACAGTGGCAACATGTCCACCCCTACTGCTCCATCCTCTACTTCAA CTGTACCCAGCACAGGTACCACACCAGTCGCCCCCTCTCCTGACCCTCACAAGAACACCTTCGACGCTGCAAGCTTCATCGGTGGCATAGTGCTGGTCCTGGGCCTGCAAGCCGTGATCTTCTTCCTCTACAAATTCTGCAAGTCCAAGGACCGTAACTACCACACCCTTTGA
- the cd164 gene encoding sialomucin core protein 24 isoform X2: MYLKVVFFAVVLALVGASAATDSDGCSGLACDSCAAKTDCQWVNCTSSLGCHNMTLLGENETCTSVNCSRNATITTTVAPTHSGNMSTPTAPSSTSTVPSTGTTPVAPSPDPHKNTFDAASFIGGIVLVLGLQAVIFFLYKFCKSKDRNYHTL; the protein is encoded by the exons ATGTACTTGAAGGTGGTGTTTTTCGCTGTAGTTTTAGCTCTGGTGGGAGCATCAGCCGCAACAGACTCAG ATGGATGTTCCGGTCTGGCGTGTGATTCATGTGCAGCCAAGACTGACTGCCAGTGGGTTAATTGCACAT CATCTCTCGGCTGTCACAACATGACTCTTCTGGGAGAAAACGAGACCTGCACCTCCGTTAACTGCTCCC GCAATGCAACCATTACTACCACCGTTGCCCCCACCCACAGTGGCAACATGTCCACCCCTACTGCTCCATCCTCTACTTCAA CTGTACCCAGCACAGGTACCACACCAGTCGCCCCCTCTCCTGACCCTCACAAGAACACCTTCGACGCTGCAAGCTTCATCGGTGGCATAGTGCTGGTCCTGGGCCTGCAAGCCGTGATCTTCTTCCTCTACAAATTCTGCAAGTCCAAGGACCGTAACTACCACACCCTTTGA